From the genome of Streptomyces sp. NBC_00659, one region includes:
- a CDS encoding ArsR/SmtB family transcription factor, whose amino-acid sequence MTEERGEAEEVDSVLAALADPTRRQLLDLLAARGEVTATRLAEELPVSRQAVVKHLAVLDAAGLVTGSRVGREVRYTVRPAALNATARWMSALAADWDRRLEHIKRVAEAAERAARG is encoded by the coding sequence GTGACCGAGGAACGAGGCGAGGCCGAGGAGGTCGACAGCGTCCTCGCCGCGCTGGCCGACCCGACGCGGCGTCAACTGCTCGACCTGCTGGCGGCCAGGGGCGAGGTCACGGCCACGAGACTGGCCGAGGAACTGCCCGTGTCGCGGCAGGCGGTGGTCAAGCACCTCGCCGTGCTGGACGCCGCCGGGCTCGTCACCGGGAGCCGGGTGGGGCGGGAGGTGCGGTACACGGTACGGCCGGCCGCGCTGAACGCCACCGCCCGGTGGATGTCCGCCCTCGCCGCCGACTGGGACCGGCGCCTCGAGCACATCAAGCGCGTCGCCGAGGCCGCGGAGCGCGCTGCGCGCGGGTGA
- a CDS encoding isochorismatase family protein, with translation MTRALIVIDVQESFRAHPLWDTISNPKITDQVDRLVRLARRAGDTVVWVLHTEPGSGDVFDPALGHVRLMDELERRDGEPLIHKTSHNAFTTTNLQQLLTERGVRELTVCGIRTEQCVETTTRLASDLGYQVTFVSDATATNPVPHRDAPAGQSVAELLADPRTLGAEDVIRRTEYALAGRFATIATVDDLETAAASRA, from the coding sequence ATGACCCGAGCACTGATCGTCATCGACGTCCAGGAATCCTTCCGTGCCCACCCCCTGTGGGACACCATCTCCAACCCGAAGATCACCGACCAGGTGGACCGGCTCGTCCGGCTCGCCCGCCGTGCCGGCGACACGGTGGTGTGGGTGCTGCACACGGAGCCCGGCAGCGGCGACGTCTTCGACCCCGCCCTCGGCCATGTCCGGCTGATGGACGAGCTCGAGCGCCGGGACGGGGAGCCGCTGATCCACAAGACCTCGCACAACGCCTTCACCACCACCAACCTCCAGCAGCTCCTCACCGAACGCGGTGTCCGCGAGCTCACGGTCTGCGGTATCCGGACCGAACAGTGTGTGGAGACCACCACCCGCCTCGCCAGTGACCTCGGCTACCAGGTCACCTTCGTCTCCGACGCCACCGCCACCAACCCCGTCCCGCACCGCGACGCCCCCGCCGGGCAGAGCGTGGCGGAACTCCTCGCGGACCCCCGCACCCTCGGCGCCGAGGACGTCATCAGGCGCACCGAGTACGCCCTGGCCGGACGCTTCGCCACGATTGCCACCGTCGACGATCTGGAGACCGCCGCCGCGTCTCGGGCATGA
- a CDS encoding GlxA family transcriptional regulator, translated as MSHIVFFLVPGVHLLDLAGPAQVFSTADDFGHPYTLGYVAEGPRIVTAQGLPLVTTPDWPELGPEDLIVVPGWRALTLGDGPPIGGATLQVLRDHHARGGTVASVCAGADALGRAGLLDGRRCTTHHDVQDELAHRYPRATVVRDVLYTEDDRVVTSAGIASGIDLALHLIATRHGPAVGAQVARDMVVYARRNGHEPQASAMLRHRSHLDDTVHRAQDLLDARFDRPVPLPELAAAVGVSERTLTRLFARATQGLTPLRYQQSLRLERAEHLISHGVTLDAAARAVGFEDARMLRRLRARAA; from the coding sequence GTGAGCCACATCGTCTTCTTCCTGGTGCCCGGAGTCCATCTGCTGGACCTGGCCGGCCCCGCGCAGGTCTTCTCCACGGCCGACGACTTCGGGCACCCCTACACCCTCGGCTACGTCGCCGAGGGGCCGCGGATCGTCACCGCCCAGGGGCTGCCGCTGGTGACCACGCCCGACTGGCCCGAGCTCGGCCCCGAGGACCTGATCGTCGTACCCGGCTGGCGCGCGCTCACCCTCGGCGACGGCCCTCCCATCGGTGGGGCGACCCTGCAGGTCCTGCGGGACCACCACGCGCGGGGCGGCACCGTGGCCAGTGTCTGCGCGGGAGCGGACGCGCTCGGCCGGGCCGGACTGCTCGACGGACGACGCTGCACCACCCACCACGACGTCCAGGACGAACTCGCCCACCGCTACCCCCGGGCGACCGTTGTCCGCGACGTCCTGTACACGGAGGACGACCGGGTCGTCACCTCGGCGGGCATCGCCAGCGGGATCGATCTCGCCCTGCACCTGATCGCCACCCGGCACGGCCCGGCGGTCGGCGCGCAGGTGGCCCGGGACATGGTCGTCTACGCGCGGCGCAACGGCCACGAACCCCAGGCCAGCGCGATGCTCCGGCACCGGTCCCACCTCGACGACACCGTCCACCGTGCCCAGGACCTGCTCGACGCCCGCTTCGACCGGCCGGTGCCCCTGCCCGAACTGGCCGCGGCCGTCGGCGTCAGCGAACGCACCCTCACCCGCCTCTTCGCCCGCGCGACGCAGGGCCTCACACCGCTGCGCTACCAGCAGTCCCTGCGGCTGGAGCGCGCCGAGCACCTCATCAGCCACGGCGTGACCCTCGACGCCGCCGCCCGCGCCGTGGGCTTCGAGGACGCCCGCATGCTGCGCCGCCTGCGAGCCCGCGCGGCCTGA
- the nhaA gene encoding Na+/H+ antiporter NhaA produces the protein MPSDTSPMSGRTQCGNRARSPLHAFLRTETGSAAVLLAAALLALAWANIGPDAYERVWSTELSIRVGSGGVSLDLREWVNSGLMTLFFFVVGLEARREFDLGELRERRRVTLPLLAGLCGMVVPVVVYLAITSGHGSAAHGWGAAMSTDTAFALGMLAVFGSRLPGTLRVFMLAIAVVDDFLALAIVVFAYSDTIKVPALLTALALFVVVLLLRRTIGARVPSLYGVLGVAIWVALLKSGVDPVVTGLAMGMLTYAYAAERSDLEHASRLFRRFREQPTPELERTVRRGLASTLSPNERLQQMFHPWTSYVIVPLFALANAGITLSAGQLADAFTSPVTLGIFFGYLLGKPVGIIGGTWLTTRAGRGRLHPPVGWGAITAGGTLAGVGFTVALLIASLAFDGDRLEQAKIGILAAVAGSFLLTWVVTLVIGRLTARSRAQALLGTGQTIVDLSEPVDVERDHVRGPLDAPVTLVEYGDFECPYCGLAESVVRELLSDFGDVRYVWRHLPLTDVHPNAQLAAQAAEAAARQNRYWEMHDLLMGHQGDLGPKDLFRYAVRLGLDSGRFREDLRDGAGAARVAMDVESADLSGVSGTPTFFVNGRRHYGAYDIASLTAAVRAARQRTTLTGAGQET, from the coding sequence ATGCCTTCCGACACGTCGCCCATGTCCGGCCGGACGCAGTGCGGCAACCGCGCTCGCAGTCCGCTGCACGCGTTCCTGCGGACGGAGACCGGCAGCGCCGCCGTGCTGCTCGCCGCCGCCCTGCTGGCGCTGGCCTGGGCCAACATCGGTCCTGACGCGTACGAGAGGGTGTGGAGCACGGAGCTGTCGATCCGCGTCGGGTCGGGCGGAGTGTCGCTGGACCTGCGCGAGTGGGTGAACAGCGGACTGATGACGCTGTTCTTCTTCGTCGTCGGTCTGGAGGCGCGGCGCGAGTTCGACCTGGGCGAGCTGCGCGAGCGGCGCCGGGTCACCCTGCCGCTCCTGGCGGGACTCTGCGGCATGGTCGTCCCCGTCGTCGTGTACCTGGCCATCACCTCGGGCCATGGCTCGGCGGCGCACGGCTGGGGTGCCGCCATGTCGACGGACACCGCCTTCGCCCTGGGCATGCTCGCCGTCTTCGGCTCCCGTCTGCCCGGCACTCTTCGGGTCTTCATGCTCGCCATCGCCGTCGTGGACGACTTCCTGGCCCTGGCCATCGTCGTCTTCGCCTACAGCGACACCATCAAGGTGCCCGCGCTGCTGACGGCGCTCGCCCTGTTCGTGGTCGTCCTGCTGCTGCGGCGCACGATCGGCGCCCGGGTTCCGTCCCTGTACGGCGTCCTGGGCGTGGCGATCTGGGTGGCGCTCCTGAAGTCGGGCGTCGACCCCGTGGTGACGGGGCTCGCGATGGGCATGCTGACCTACGCGTACGCGGCCGAGCGCAGCGATCTGGAGCACGCCAGCCGGCTGTTCCGGCGTTTTCGCGAACAGCCGACGCCGGAGCTGGAGCGCACGGTGCGCCGTGGTCTCGCCTCGACGCTCTCGCCGAACGAGCGGCTCCAGCAGATGTTCCACCCCTGGACCAGTTACGTGATCGTTCCGCTCTTCGCCCTGGCCAACGCCGGCATCACCCTGAGCGCCGGTCAGCTGGCCGACGCCTTCACCTCGCCGGTCACCCTCGGCATCTTCTTCGGCTACCTGCTCGGCAAGCCCGTCGGCATCATCGGCGGCACCTGGCTCACCACGCGCGCCGGCCGGGGACGGCTGCACCCGCCCGTGGGCTGGGGCGCCATCACCGCGGGCGGCACCCTGGCCGGCGTGGGCTTCACCGTGGCGCTGCTGATCGCGTCGCTGGCCTTCGACGGCGACCGGCTGGAGCAGGCGAAGATCGGCATTCTGGCCGCGGTCGCGGGCTCGTTCCTCCTCACCTGGGTCGTCACCCTGGTGATCGGCAGGCTCACCGCGCGCTCGCGCGCGCAGGCCCTCCTCGGCACCGGCCAGACGATCGTCGATCTGAGCGAGCCCGTCGACGTGGAGCGCGACCATGTGCGCGGGCCGCTCGACGCGCCGGTGACTCTCGTGGAGTACGGGGACTTCGAGTGTCCCTACTGCGGCCTGGCCGAGTCCGTGGTGCGCGAACTGCTCTCCGACTTCGGGGACGTCCGCTATGTGTGGCGCCACCTGCCGCTCACCGATGTGCACCCCAACGCCCAGCTCGCCGCGCAGGCCGCCGAGGCCGCGGCCCGCCAGAACCGCTACTGGGAGATGCACGACCTCCTCATGGGACACCAGGGCGACCTGGGGCCGAAGGACCTGTTCCGGTACGCCGTCCGGCTCGGCCTCGACAGCGGCCGCTTCCGCGAGGACCTCAGGGACGGAGCGGGCGCGGCCCGGGTGGCCATGGACGTCGAGTCGGCCGATCTCAGCGGTGTCTCGGGCACACCGACGTTCTTCGTCAACGGCCGCCGTCACTACGGCGCCTACGACATCGCCTCCCTGACGGCGGCCGTGCGCGCCGCGCGCCAGCGGACGACGCTCACCGGAGCGGGCCAGGAGACCTGA
- a CDS encoding excinuclease ABC subunit UvrA, whose product MSKATRTDPRPSAPHGADSHDLIRVLGARENNLKDVSIEIPKRRLTVFTGVSGSGKSSLVFNTIAAESQRLINETYSSFVQGFMPTLARPEVDVLEGLTTAIIVDQQRMGADPRSTVGTATDANAMLRILFSRLGTPHIGPPSAYAFNVPSVSASGAITVERGAKKAVKATFNRTGGMCPRCEGRGAVSDIDLTQLYDDSKSLDEGAITIPGYGSDGWNMRLYKESGFVDPDKPIRKYTKRELHDFLHHEPTRMKIAGINMTYEGLIPRIQKSMLSKDKEAMQPHIRAFVDRAVTFTACPECEGTRLSEGARSSKIKRISIADACAMQISDLAEWVRGLDEPSVAPLLSAVQQTLDSFVEIGLGYLALDRPAGTLSGGEAQRVKMIRHLGSSLTDVTYVFDEPTAGLHPHDIQRMNDLLLRLRDKGNTVLVVEHKPETIVIADHVVDLGPGAGTGGGSVCFEGTVEELRKGDTVTGRHFDDRAQVKETSREPTGTLEIRGASANNLRDVDVDIPLGVLVVITGVAGSGKSSLVHGSIPAGEGVVSVDQAPIRGSRRSNPATYTGLLDPIRKAFAKANDVKPALFSANSEGACPTCNGAGVIYTDLAMMAGVATTCEDCEGKRFDASVLEYHLGGRDISEVLAMSVDEAGEFFGAGEAHTPAAQRILSRLADVGLGYLTLGQPLTTLSGGERQRLKLATHMADKGGVYVLDEPTTGLHLADVEQLLGLLDRIVDSGKSVIVVEHHQAVMAHADWIIDLGPGAGHDGGRLVFEGTPADLVAARSTLTGEHLAAYVGA is encoded by the coding sequence ATGAGCAAGGCCACGAGGACGGACCCGCGGCCGTCCGCGCCGCATGGTGCCGACAGCCACGATCTGATCCGCGTGCTCGGCGCGCGCGAGAACAATCTCAAGGACGTCAGCATCGAGATCCCGAAGCGCCGGCTGACGGTGTTCACCGGCGTGTCCGGCTCGGGCAAGAGCTCCCTGGTGTTCAACACGATCGCCGCCGAGTCGCAGCGGCTGATCAACGAGACCTACAGCAGCTTCGTGCAGGGTTTCATGCCCACGCTGGCCCGGCCCGAGGTCGACGTCCTCGAAGGTCTGACCACCGCGATCATCGTCGACCAGCAGCGGATGGGCGCCGACCCCCGGTCCACGGTCGGTACCGCCACCGACGCCAACGCGATGCTGCGCATCCTGTTCAGCAGGCTCGGCACGCCGCACATCGGGCCGCCCAGCGCGTACGCGTTCAACGTCCCCTCGGTCAGCGCGAGCGGTGCCATCACGGTGGAGCGCGGTGCCAAGAAGGCGGTGAAGGCGACCTTCAACCGCACCGGCGGCATGTGCCCGCGCTGCGAGGGCCGGGGCGCGGTCTCCGACATCGACCTCACCCAGCTCTACGACGACTCCAAGTCCCTCGACGAGGGTGCGATCACCATCCCCGGCTACGGCTCGGACGGCTGGAACATGCGCCTCTACAAGGAGTCGGGCTTCGTCGACCCGGACAAGCCGATCCGCAAGTACACGAAGAGGGAGCTGCACGACTTCCTCCATCACGAGCCGACCCGGATGAAGATCGCGGGCATCAATATGACCTACGAGGGGCTGATCCCGCGGATCCAGAAGTCGATGCTCTCCAAGGACAAGGAGGCGATGCAGCCGCACATCCGGGCGTTCGTGGACCGGGCCGTCACCTTCACCGCCTGCCCCGAGTGCGAGGGCACCAGGCTCAGCGAGGGCGCCCGTTCGTCGAAGATCAAGCGGATCAGCATCGCCGACGCCTGCGCGATGCAGATCAGTGATCTGGCCGAATGGGTCCGCGGTCTCGACGAGCCCTCGGTCGCGCCCCTGCTCTCCGCGGTCCAGCAGACTCTCGACTCGTTCGTGGAGATCGGCCTCGGCTACCTCGCGCTGGACCGCCCGGCGGGCACGCTGTCCGGCGGTGAGGCGCAGCGCGTCAAGATGATCCGCCACCTCGGCTCCTCGCTCACCGACGTCACCTACGTCTTCGACGAGCCCACCGCCGGTCTGCACCCCCATGACATCCAGCGGATGAACGATCTCCTGCTGCGGCTGCGGGACAAGGGGAACACCGTGCTCGTCGTGGAGCACAAGCCGGAGACCATCGTGATCGCCGACCACGTCGTCGACCTCGGCCCCGGGGCCGGGACGGGCGGCGGCTCCGTCTGCTTCGAGGGCACGGTGGAGGAACTGCGCAAGGGCGACACCGTCACCGGCCGCCACTTCGACGACCGGGCCCAGGTCAAGGAGACATCGCGCGAGCCCACCGGCACGCTGGAGATCCGCGGCGCGTCGGCGAACAACCTGCGGGACGTGGACGTCGACATCCCGCTCGGAGTGCTGGTCGTCATCACCGGGGTCGCGGGCTCCGGCAAGAGCTCCCTGGTGCACGGGTCCATCCCGGCCGGCGAGGGCGTGGTGTCGGTCGACCAGGCGCCGATCCGCGGTTCCCGGCGGAGCAACCCGGCGACGTACACCGGTCTGCTCGACCCGATCCGCAAGGCCTTCGCGAAGGCCAACGACGTGAAGCCGGCGCTGTTCAGCGCCAACTCCGAGGGTGCCTGCCCCACCTGCAACGGCGCCGGTGTCATCTACACGGACCTGGCCATGATGGCCGGCGTCGCCACCACCTGCGAGGACTGCGAGGGCAAGCGGTTCGACGCCTCGGTCCTGGAGTACCACCTCGGTGGCCGCGACATCAGCGAGGTCCTCGCGATGTCGGTGGACGAGGCCGGGGAGTTCTTCGGCGCCGGTGAGGCGCACACGCCGGCCGCGCAGCGGATTCTCTCGCGGCTCGCCGACGTCGGACTCGGCTATCTCACCCTCGGCCAGCCGCTCACGACCCTGTCCGGCGGCGAGCGGCAGCGGCTCAAGCTCGCCACGCACATGGCCGACAAGGGCGGTGTGTACGTCCTCGACGAGCCGACCACGGGCCTGCACCTGGCCGACGTCGAGCAGTTGCTCGGACTGCTCGACCGGATCGTCGACTCGGGCAAGTCGGTCATCGTCGTCGAGCACCACCAGGCGGTCATGGCACACGCCGACTGGATCATCGACCTCGGCCCCGGAGCCGGCCACGACGGCGGCCGGCTCGTGTTCGAGGGCACCCCGGCCGACCTCGTCGCCGCCCGCTCCACCCTCACCGGCGAACACCTGGCGGCGTACGTCGGCGCCTGA
- a CDS encoding carboxymuconolactone decarboxylase produces MSTASDTPVLDTIAAMTVDSLERCELPPDQLLLTRIAALAASDAPPISYLAHIEPAIQADLTMAQVQDVLVAIAPIVGTARVMTAAGNIAAAFGLAIAVAEQEIEAKG; encoded by the coding sequence ATGAGCACAGCATCCGACACCCCCGTCCTGGACACCATCGCCGCCATGACCGTCGACTCCCTCGAGCGGTGCGAACTGCCCCCGGACCAGCTCCTCCTCACGCGCATCGCCGCGCTCGCGGCGTCGGACGCGCCTCCGATCTCCTACCTCGCGCACATCGAGCCCGCCATCCAGGCCGATCTGACCATGGCTCAGGTCCAGGACGTCCTGGTGGCCATCGCGCCCATCGTGGGCACGGCCCGTGTCATGACGGCGGCCGGCAACATCGCCGCCGCGTTCGGCCTCGCGATCGCGGTGGCCGAACAGGAGATCGAGGCCAAGGGCTAG
- a CDS encoding type II toxin-antitoxin system VapB family antitoxin, translating into MAKVNISLDAELVVEVMVLAGVGSPQDAVEAVVRDYIAQGHRTEARTELKDQSLREVEVKPQEPQG; encoded by the coding sequence GTGGCCAAGGTCAACATCAGTCTCGATGCCGAACTCGTGGTGGAAGTCATGGTTCTGGCCGGGGTCGGCTCGCCCCAGGACGCCGTCGAAGCGGTCGTGCGTGACTACATCGCCCAGGGACATCGCACCGAGGCACGCACCGAACTCAAAGACCAGAGCCTGCGCGAGGTCGAGGTCAAACCGCAGGAGCCTCAAGGCTGA
- a CDS encoding CGNR zinc finger domain-containing protein, translating into MERWLALELASTIRHDGDGGVTDDLGTAHEATRWIQAQADLLAGHVPAGEMAADDDLRVEIIELRRAVRALFARAVSPAPPSSADARRLMSADQALAHLNTVAARDAVVPQMDWPPDGGAPTARLLSAENDPKVRLVAALARAAIDFLSGPQRMQLRACSAPRCVRYFVKSHGRQEWCKPSCGNRARAARHYRRQRVATDDGSTPS; encoded by the coding sequence ATGGAGCGCTGGCTGGCACTGGAACTGGCGAGTACGATCCGCCACGACGGGGACGGTGGCGTCACCGACGACCTCGGCACGGCACACGAAGCAACCCGCTGGATTCAGGCGCAGGCCGACCTGCTGGCCGGCCATGTCCCGGCCGGGGAAATGGCCGCGGACGACGACCTCAGGGTTGAGATCATCGAACTACGGCGGGCTGTCCGGGCACTGTTCGCCCGGGCGGTCAGTCCCGCTCCCCCCAGCTCGGCGGACGCCCGCCGACTGATGTCGGCCGACCAGGCATTGGCCCACCTCAACACGGTTGCCGCCCGTGATGCGGTCGTCCCGCAGATGGACTGGCCGCCGGACGGTGGTGCCCCCACAGCCCGTCTGCTGTCGGCGGAGAACGACCCAAAGGTTCGACTCGTGGCAGCCCTGGCCCGCGCCGCCATCGACTTCCTGAGCGGCCCGCAGCGCATGCAACTACGAGCCTGCTCCGCGCCACGTTGCGTGCGCTACTTCGTCAAGAGCCACGGCCGGCAGGAATGGTGCAAACCGTCGTGCGGAAACCGTGCCCGAGCAGCTCGCCACTACCGGCGTCAACGCGTGGCCACCGATGATGGTTCCACCCCGTCCTGA
- a CDS encoding metallophosphoesterase has protein sequence MTVLLAQISDLHLDGSERATRRAGRVMDYLRALPHPVDAVLVTGDIADHGEEAEYEEAARILLAPFPVLTCPGNHDVRPAYRKALLGEAPDHGPVNRIHHIAGTAILMCDSTIPGRDEGRLDAQTLDWIDTQLTGLPQDTPALIAFHQPPVELHHPLPDSGMLDQPGRLAALLEAHPQVVAVLTGHAHTAAASTFAARPLIVGPAVTWTLRMPWEGDHPADRDQPPGLAFHILGNGQRLTTHYRVVL, from the coding sequence ATGACGGTTCTGCTTGCCCAGATCAGTGACCTGCACCTGGACGGCAGCGAGAGGGCCACACGGCGCGCCGGCCGCGTCATGGACTACCTGCGAGCCCTGCCGCACCCGGTCGATGCGGTCCTGGTCACCGGGGACATCGCTGATCACGGTGAGGAAGCCGAATACGAGGAAGCGGCCCGCATCCTGTTGGCCCCCTTCCCCGTGCTCACCTGCCCCGGCAACCACGACGTGCGTCCGGCCTACCGCAAGGCCCTGCTCGGAGAGGCACCCGACCACGGGCCCGTCAACCGGATCCACCACATCGCCGGGACCGCCATCCTGATGTGCGACTCCACCATCCCCGGCCGCGACGAGGGGCGCCTCGACGCCCAGACGCTCGACTGGATCGACACCCAACTCACCGGGCTACCGCAGGACACCCCGGCGCTGATCGCGTTCCACCAGCCGCCGGTCGAACTCCACCACCCCCTGCCCGACTCCGGAATGCTCGATCAGCCCGGGCGACTGGCCGCCCTGCTGGAGGCACACCCGCAGGTTGTCGCTGTCCTTACCGGACACGCCCACACCGCAGCCGCCTCGACCTTCGCCGCCCGTCCCCTGATCGTCGGGCCGGCCGTCACCTGGACCCTGCGCATGCCCTGGGAAGGCGACCATCCTGCAGACCGCGACCAACCGCCCGGCCTCGCCTTCCACATCCTGGGCAACGGCCAGCGCCTGACCACCCACTACCGCGTCGTGCTCTGA
- a CDS encoding LysE family translocator gives MVHPYAILGFLAAVLPLVATPGASLTLLVQHVTDNGRRQALPVILGTATGLYIHATFAIAGLSALVMHSSQAFTAVKLIGAAYLVGLGIWTWRSATASARAPARRHPPVRSDSVYTQALLANVLNPKAASIYLTLVPQFIEADHSFDGQILTLATAHALLMTLWLLAWTVIIRRASRSLQKPRFKRTAARITAVVFVALGIRTAAT, from the coding sequence ATGGTCCACCCCTACGCCATCCTCGGGTTCCTGGCGGCGGTCCTTCCCCTGGTCGCCACCCCCGGAGCCAGCCTGACCCTTCTGGTCCAGCACGTCACCGACAACGGCCGCCGCCAGGCCCTTCCCGTCATCCTCGGTACAGCCACCGGCCTGTACATCCACGCCACCTTCGCCATAGCCGGCTTGTCGGCCCTGGTCATGCACTCCAGCCAGGCCTTCACAGCCGTCAAGCTCATCGGCGCGGCCTACCTCGTCGGGCTGGGCATATGGACATGGCGATCCGCCACGGCATCGGCGCGTGCTCCCGCCCGCCGGCATCCGCCAGTGCGGTCGGACTCCGTCTACACCCAAGCCCTGCTCGCCAACGTCCTCAACCCGAAGGCGGCCTCCATCTACTTGACTCTCGTTCCCCAGTTCATCGAAGCCGATCACTCCTTCGACGGTCAGATCCTTACCCTGGCCACCGCCCACGCGCTGCTGATGACGCTCTGGCTCCTCGCCTGGACCGTCATCATCCGGCGTGCCTCACGAAGCCTGCAGAAGCCCCGCTTCAAGCGCACGGCCGCCAGGATCACGGCCGTGGTGTTCGTCGCCCTCGGGATCCGAACCGCCGCGACGTAG
- a CDS encoding organic hydroperoxide resistance protein translates to MPIKPSDALYTAVATAEGGREGRISTEDGKLDIVVSQPKELGGTGGGTNPEQLFAACYSACFHASIGIVARMQKIDITGSSVTARVGIGRNDAGFGIVAELTAHIPSVDKATARTLVEKADEICPYSKVTRGDIEVTIRTA, encoded by the coding sequence ATGCCCATCAAGCCCAGTGATGCTCTCTACACCGCAGTCGCCACCGCCGAGGGCGGCCGAGAGGGCCGCATCTCCACCGAGGACGGCAAGCTCGACATCGTCGTCAGCCAGCCCAAGGAACTGGGCGGCACGGGCGGCGGCACCAATCCCGAGCAGCTCTTCGCCGCCTGTTACAGCGCGTGTTTCCACGCCTCGATCGGGATCGTCGCCCGGATGCAGAAGATCGACATCACCGGTTCCAGCGTGACGGCCCGCGTCGGCATCGGCCGCAACGACGCCGGATTCGGCATCGTCGCCGAGCTCACCGCGCACATCCCCTCGGTCGACAAGGCCACCGCCAGGACCCTGGTGGAGAAGGCGGACGAGATCTGCCCCTACTCCAAGGTGACCCGGGGCGACATCGAGGTCACGATCAGGACGGCCTGA
- a CDS encoding DHA2 family efflux MFS transporter permease subunit, which yields MSAGPAEAAAGRGYMPLLLLASSATFLAVLDVTIVNLAIPDLHKDFEGSALADLSWVITAYATVFAALLAPAGRLADVIGRRSLFTAGIAVFTAMSLMCALAPNLPVLLTARAFQGAGAAAMIPASLAIVLMDTPPEDRRAAIGKWSAASAFAAAVGPSIGGVLVDTLGWRSLFLINVPFGLLLLLRAHIVPRTSRPEGSKVPDLIGTVLLGLGIGLLGLGISKGEDWGWGDAATVSCLAGGVVAMAVTLLRSRTHEAPAVETGLWRSRTFALANLSVFFYGACLFAWLLVGVLYVTSVWHWSELKAGLAVTPGAFAATLVALYSGGIQTKYGPRAVVVAGAAVLAGTGFFLAFTLPDEPNFLGYWLPTGILAGAGMGAITTGTSTAAALSVSPLRFAAATGLNQTARQVGGAFGIATLATLLGGTNSDASDYGHVLLFCSIVTVLSGLAGLGLVIKAPPAAAQERPAQGAAPGATRPAGTTPGTD from the coding sequence ATGAGCGCTGGGCCCGCCGAAGCGGCTGCCGGGCGGGGGTACATGCCCCTGTTACTCCTCGCGTCGAGTGCGACCTTCCTGGCCGTCCTCGACGTGACGATCGTCAATCTGGCCATCCCTGATCTGCACAAGGACTTCGAGGGTTCCGCCCTGGCGGACCTGTCGTGGGTGATCACCGCGTACGCCACGGTGTTCGCCGCCCTGCTGGCGCCGGCGGGCCGACTCGCGGACGTGATCGGCCGGCGTTCCCTGTTCACCGCAGGGATCGCCGTCTTCACCGCGATGTCCCTGATGTGCGCGCTGGCTCCGAATCTCCCCGTCCTGCTGACCGCCCGGGCCTTCCAGGGCGCCGGAGCCGCCGCGATGATCCCGGCGTCTCTCGCCATCGTCCTGATGGACACGCCGCCCGAGGATCGCCGGGCCGCGATCGGCAAGTGGAGCGCGGCCTCCGCGTTCGCCGCCGCGGTGGGCCCGTCGATCGGCGGAGTCCTGGTCGACACCCTCGGCTGGCGGTCGCTGTTCCTGATCAACGTGCCGTTCGGCCTGCTGCTCCTGCTCCGCGCGCACATCGTTCCCCGGACTTCCCGCCCGGAGGGCAGCAAGGTTCCGGACCTGATCGGGACCGTCCTGCTCGGGCTCGGCATCGGCCTGCTCGGCCTCGGCATCTCCAAGGGCGAGGACTGGGGCTGGGGCGACGCGGCGACGGTGAGCTGCCTGGCCGGAGGCGTCGTCGCCATGGCGGTCACCCTGCTGCGCTCGCGGACCCACGAGGCCCCCGCCGTGGAGACCGGCCTCTGGCGCAGCCGGACCTTCGCCCTGGCGAACCTGTCCGTCTTCTTCTACGGTGCCTGCCTGTTCGCCTGGCTCCTGGTCGGCGTCCTGTACGTCACCTCGGTCTGGCACTGGTCGGAACTGAAGGCGGGCCTGGCGGTGACCCCGGGCGCCTTCGCGGCGACGCTGGTGGCTCTGTACTCGGGCGGGATCCAGACGAAGTACGGCCCGCGGGCCGTCGTGGTGGCCGGCGCGGCCGTCCTCGCGGGCACCGGTTTCTTCCTCGCCTTCACCCTGCCCGACGAGCCGAACTTCCTCGGCTACTGGCTGCCCACCGGCATCCTGGCGGGCGCGGGCATGGGCGCGATCACCACGGGCACGTCGACCGCCGCCGCGCTCTCGGTCTCCCCGCTGCGCTTCGCGGCGGCGACCGGGCTCAACCAGACGGCCCGTCAGGTCGGCGGCGCCTTCGGTATCGCGACGCTGGCCACGCTTCTCGGCGGGACGAACTCGGATGCCTCCGACTACGGGCACGTCCTGCTCTTCTGCTCCATCGTCACGGTCCTGTCAGGGCTGGCGGGCCTCGGGCTCGTCATCAAGGCTCCGCCCGCCGCGGCCCAGGAGCGGCCCGCCCAGGGCGCTGCGCCCGGTGCCACGCGGCCGGCCGGGACGACCCCGGGAACCGACTGA